DNA from Agathobaculum sp. NTUH-O15-33:
GTGCTGGGAATGCAAGAACGGTTTCAGCAATCTTTGCGTGCGCCCGCATCATTACGGACAGACCTGCGACGGCGGCTTTGCCCAATACGCGGTGGTGGACGCGGGCCAGCTTTACCGACTGCCGGAGGGCGCGGACCCGGCCGAAGCCGCCCAGACCGAACCGCTCGCCTGTGTGATGAGCGGCATGAAAACAATAAAACCCCTGCCGACCGAGCGCGTGCTGCTGTACGGCGCCGGGCCAATCGGACTGACCTTTATCAAAGTGCTGAGGATATTCGGGGTGCGGCAGCTCGCCGTCGTGGCGAAGGGAGAAAAACGCATCGAACAGGCCCTTCGCTGCGGCGCGGATGTCGTGATCGATTCGCAGCGCGAACAGGTGCGGGACGCGCTAATGCGCCACTGGGACACGCTGGCCGACGTTGTGATCGACGCGGTGGGCACGGGCGCGATCCTGACCGAGGCCGTGCGGCTGCTGAACAGCCGGGGGCGTCTGCTGCTCTTCGGCCTTAACCACAACGCAATAGGCGAAGTGCCGCCCGCCGTTTTTACGCAAAAAGAACTGCAAATGATGGGCGTTTTAAGCAAATCCTTTCCGGAGGCGCTCGCCCTGTTGGGCGACGAGCGGCTGCGGCTGACCGATCTGATCTCGCACCGGTTGCCCTTGGCGGAGATCGAACGCGCCTTCTCGCTTTTGCGGGCAAAGGAGGCCTCGCGGGTCATTCTGTACCCGAACGGCGGCCTTCCCACATAACCAATCGACCTCTTCTTCTCTTCCTCTTTCCCTCTGAAAGCAGAGGGGCGATAAAAAGACGCGCTGTAATACACAGCGCGTCTTTTTTGCTTGCGGCGTTTCCCGTTTTTGCAGATATGAAAATAGTTTTAAAAATGTTTTTTAAGAGAACGGATTAAAATCAGGCGCGGCCCCCTGGCTTTTTAGGCGCGTTTTTGATATAATATAGAAAGACAAGATTGGAACGGAGAAATTAGGAATGCCTACTTATGTTGATCTATTTGCAGGGGCCGGAGGATTTAGCGAAGGTTTTTTGCAAGCCGAAGAGAACCAAAAGTATTTTGACTTTCTTTTGGCCAGTGATATCAATCCGACCTGCGAAGTGACGCATAGGATGCGATACAACCATCAACTGGGTCTAAAGACAGAGTTTTTAACAAAGGATATCACCTCGCCCGATTTTATAGAAGAACTATGTGGAAAAGTCTATCATAGCTTCGGGAAGATTGATGTGGACGTACTGACGGGGGGCCCCCGTGCCAGTCCTTCAGCCTAGCCGGGGAACGCAGGAAGAACGATAAAAAGGACGACCTCTTCTCGTATTATTTAAAAGTGATCGCCGCGCTCCATCCCAAGTATTTTG
Protein-coding regions in this window:
- a CDS encoding zinc-dependent alcohol dehydrogenase, whose protein sequence is MLAAVFKGNGVLELEQVPVPQVREKRDVLLKIRAASICGSDLHGLSVPPGQHIDPGVIMGHEFCGTVEAVGEGVTEYRPGDEVAVNPCLPCGACWECKNGFSNLCVRPHHYGQTCDGGFAQYAVVDAGQLYRLPEGADPAEAAQTEPLACVMSGMKTIKPLPTERVLLYGAGPIGLTFIKVLRIFGVRQLAVVAKGEKRIEQALRCGADVVIDSQREQVRDALMRHWDTLADVVIDAVGTGAILTEAVRLLNSRGRLLLFGLNHNAIGEVPPAVFTQKELQMMGVLSKSFPEALALLGDERLRLTDLISHRLPLAEIERAFSLLRAKEASRVILYPNGGLPT